Below is a genomic region from Nitrospiraceae bacterium.
CTTATTCAATTAGCAACAACCAAAGAAGGAGGCAGACATGGCAGCCACAAAAGAAAAGGAAAAGAAGGAAGCCAAAGAGGGCAGCAGCGCGAAGGGATTCCGGCCTTTAGGGGATCGTGTGTTCGTAACTTACACCGAAGAATTGGAGCGAACAGCAGGGGGAATTTATGTGCCGGATTCAGCTCGTGAAAAACCACAAAGAGGCACCATTGAAGCTGCAGGACCTGATGTTGAAAATGTGAAAGTTGGCGATCAAGTCTTGTTTGACAAATATTCTGGAACCAAAATTAAGGTTGAAAACGATGACTGTTTAATCTTAAAAGAAGAAGATATTTTGGGCGTCTTCGAAAATTAACACCACCATCAAGTTCGAACTCACATTATCTAAGTGGCAATCACATCACTAAAGTATTTTTTTAAAGGAGGATATGTATGGCTAAGCAGTTGCAATACAGTGAAAAGGCACGTGCGTCTATATTGAGCGGAGTGAATCAATTGGCAGATGCGGTGAAAGCGACATTAGGGCCAAAAGGCCGGAATGCGATTCTCGACAAGAAATTTGGTGCCCCAACCATCACCAAAGACGGCGTGACGGTAGCCAAGGAAATCGAGTTAAAGAATCCGTACGAAAACATGGGCGCCCAGCTTGTTCGGGAAGTGGCAAGTAAAACGAGTGATACCGCTGGTGATGGAACCACCACTGCGACGGTATTGGCACAGGCCATTTATCGTGAAGGGGTCAAAAATATCACGGCAGGCGCCAATCCAATGGAGATCAAACGGGGAATTGATAAAGCCGTTGAAGTTGCGATTGAAGAATTGAAAAAGTTCAGCAAGCCTTGCCAGACAAAAAAGGAAATTTCTCAAATTGGTTCAATCTCCGCCAATAATGATCACACCATTGGTGACCTGATCGCCGAGGCAATGGATAAAGTGGGGAAAGATGGCGTCATCACCGTAGAAGAAGCCAAATCCATGTCGACCTCCTTGGATGTAGTCGAGGGAATGCAGTTTGATCGCGGGTATATCTCTCCCTATTTCGTAACCAATGCCGATCGCATGGAAGCTTCATTGGAAGACGCGTTCTTACTCATTGTTGAAAAGAAAATTAGCGCCATGAAAGACTTGCTCCCTATTCTGGAGCAAGTTGCGAAAATGGGGAAACCGTTAGTCATTATTGCTGAAGATGTCGAAGGCGAAGCCCTGGCAACATTGGTGGTCAACAAACTTCGTGGCACGTTAAATGTGGCAGCAGTTAAGGCTCCTGGCTTTGGTGATAGACGAAAGGCCATGTTGGAGGATATTGCCACCCTGACGGGCGGGCAAGTGATCTCCGAGGAAGTGGGACTCAAACTCGAAAGCGTGAAACTGACGGACCTCGGTCGGGCCAAACGGGTAAACATTGACAAGGACAATACCACGATCGTGGAAGGGGCTGGAGATCCCAAACGGATTGAAGGTCGCGTGAAGCAAATTAAAACACAGGTTGAGGAGACCACATCCGATTATGATCGGGAAAAATTGCAAGAGCGATTGGCGAAAATGGTTGGTGGCGTGGCCGTAATCAATGTAGGCGCCGCAACGGAAACAGAAATGAAGGAAAAGAAAGCTCGTGTGGAAGATGCCCTTCATGCGACAAAAGCCGCAGTAGAGGAAGGTATTGTTCCTGGCGGAGGCGTGGCTCTCCTTCGTTGTGTACCGGCTTTGGAAAAGATGAAATTAGACCACGATCAACAAGTCGGCGTAAATATCGTCAAGCGCTCCCTGGAAGAACCTATTCGACAAATTTCCATCAATGCAGGCGCAGAAGGCTCCATTATCGTGGAAAAGGTTCGAGGTGAAACCACAAACCGAGGATACAATGCAGGTACCGGAGAATTTGTGGATATGGTTGAGGCCGGTGTGATTGATCCGACCAAGGTCGCACGTTGTGCGTTGCAAAACGCTGCCAGCGTAGCAGGGCTCATGCTCACCACAGAAGTCATGGTTACAGAAATCCCAGAAGCAAAGGCAGAAGGTGCTGGAATGCCTGGGGGCCATGACCACGGCATGGGCGGTATGGGCGGCATGGGCGGATTCTAAAATCCGACTCACGAATATAAGAAAACCCCCTGGAGGATTAAATCCTCCAGGGGGTTTTTTATTTCTGAACCTTTAATTCTTTCGCCGATCAGACAGTAAACTTCATATAACTAAGTCATCCTACGGATCAGTTAATTGATAGCTCCCCTGCATAAGGAGACGGGTTTTTTGACAGATTGTTTGAGTGATGTGGTATAAAGAAGTCCATCTTTATGAAATCTTTCTATTGTATTCCTACACCAATGCTCATCTTTTGCTGCAGAATAAGCTAACTATGAATTTTTACTCCAACACAATCAAAGTAATAATTGCTCACACAAAAACCGGTCGGCTATTGATGTGGGCAATTGTGTTTTTTCTCCTAACCGCAATCGGCATACTTGGACCTACCTATAAGGGGGAAGCAGCCAATTCCCAGTCACGAACAGAAGCGAATTGTACCATTGGTATGGTAAAAGGCGAGGCCAAGGCTGAATGTCGAGTTCCAATTCCCAATGGCTGTACTGTCGCCCAGTTTCCTGGATACCCCGAACCGTGGATTGATATTTCCAAGGGAGGGGGAACTTCTTGTCAATTTGATGAAAAACAAACTGACTGGAAAACTTCCATTCTCGGATCATGCCAAGCTTGCACCACTGAGCAATGTACAGGAAGATTTATCGTGATGTTTAATTGTGCGAACCTTGTTCCTCCTGCTAATCCAGGAACCCCTGGCCAAAAGTAATTCTCCAATTTACCCTGAGGAGTAATACTCATGCCTCCTCGGTTGATCCTGGCAAATAAAATCAAGGAAGAGGCCCGCCGACTAGGCTTTGATGCTGTTGGGATTACTCGCCTGCCACCGCCTTTACCCACCATGCCCTTCAGTCCGGCTCAAAACACGATTTCCCATGCAGAGGAATCGATTACTTTGCGATTGTGGGAAAGGCTGAAGAAATGGCTGGACTTGGGCTTTCATGGAACTATGGAATGGATGGCCAAGGATCCGAAACGCCGATCCAACCCAGAAGAAGTCCTTCCAGGCTGTCAATCCCTGATAGTCGTGGGGATG
It encodes:
- a CDS encoding co-chaperone GroES, with product MAATKEKEKKEAKEGSSAKGFRPLGDRVFVTYTEELERTAGGIYVPDSAREKPQRGTIEAAGPDVENVKVGDQVLFDKYSGTKIKVENDDCLILKEEDILGVFEN
- the groL gene encoding chaperonin GroEL (60 kDa chaperone family; promotes refolding of misfolded polypeptides especially under stressful conditions; forms two stacked rings of heptamers to form a barrel-shaped 14mer; ends can be capped by GroES; misfolded proteins enter the barrel where they are refolded when GroES binds), which codes for MAKQLQYSEKARASILSGVNQLADAVKATLGPKGRNAILDKKFGAPTITKDGVTVAKEIELKNPYENMGAQLVREVASKTSDTAGDGTTTATVLAQAIYREGVKNITAGANPMEIKRGIDKAVEVAIEELKKFSKPCQTKKEISQIGSISANNDHTIGDLIAEAMDKVGKDGVITVEEAKSMSTSLDVVEGMQFDRGYISPYFVTNADRMEASLEDAFLLIVEKKISAMKDLLPILEQVAKMGKPLVIIAEDVEGEALATLVVNKLRGTLNVAAVKAPGFGDRRKAMLEDIATLTGGQVISEEVGLKLESVKLTDLGRAKRVNIDKDNTTIVEGAGDPKRIEGRVKQIKTQVEETTSDYDREKLQERLAKMVGGVAVINVGAATETEMKEKKARVEDALHATKAAVEEGIVPGGGVALLRCVPALEKMKLDHDQQVGVNIVKRSLEEPIRQISINAGAEGSIIVEKVRGETTNRGYNAGTGEFVDMVEAGVIDPTKVARCALQNAASVAGLMLTTEVMVTEIPEAKAEGAGMPGGHDHGMGGMGGMGGF